The following proteins come from a genomic window of Trifolium pratense cultivar HEN17-A07 linkage group LG4, ARS_RC_1.1, whole genome shotgun sequence:
- the LOC123922176 gene encoding uncharacterized protein LOC123922176, giving the protein MAGVVQSANFSDFKCEIPELSGDNYKVWKERILLHLGWMDIDYAIRKDEPAAITAASTPDEVDLYEKWERSNRLSVMFIKTKISASIRGSVEQHENVKNLIAAIDEQFVSSDKARASTLIIKFSNMKLTEVRGVRDHIMRMRDIAAQLKSLEVTMKRKG; this is encoded by the exons TTCCCGAGCTAAGCGGTGATAATTACAAAGTCTGGAAGGAGAGAATTCTTCTTCATTTGGGCTGGATGGACATTGACTATGCCATAAGGAAAGATGAACCAGCTGCAATTACTGCAGCCAGCACGCCAGATGAGGTTGATCTTTATGAGAAGTGGGAGAGGTCTAACCGCCTCTCCGTAATGTTCATAAAGACAAAAATTTCTGCCAGCATTCGGGGTTCAGTAGAGCAACACGAGAATGTCAAGAATCTTATCGCTGCCATTGATGAACAATTTGTGTCATCGGATAAGGCTCGCGCCAGCACCTTGATAATTAAGTTCTCTAACATGAAACTCACTGAAGTGAGGGGAGTGCGTGATCATATCATGCGTATGAGGGATATAGCGGCTCAACTTAAGAGTTTGGAGGTAACAAT GAAGAGAAAAGGTTGA